A window from Theobroma cacao cultivar B97-61/B2 chromosome 3, Criollo_cocoa_genome_V2, whole genome shotgun sequence encodes these proteins:
- the LOC18606766 gene encoding uncharacterized protein LOC18606766 isoform X3, with product MVDPSTAAEAAETKATKERKPEKTRAQKDAHNASCRTYRLKTKRRREDLEAMVPELQAENKRMRAENKRMRAEIKRLKAKQGIEIESQELRRALEIGGAIVELLEQIPSAWKVDGKNFTSFDEAQTWFLSQTYDQGPNDTNNNTTASAVAGPSCVANHGLPNNPDNNPSSHDPAAALDNPSTSDLFTDHYLAAAGSSLIAGHESPVMFDAPNYHDTINNLSTHDPAADNESGFSTPSAAGPSSGTNGTNITAFAASGPSFPNHGLPNNAPDNNSFSHDPAPAAGNKAGSPTASALGSLIAAFPGLNYMFDDRDDHGITYLFTDHALAAAGSSFIAGHESPVMFDAPNNHDTINNRSTYDPAAGFPSASAAGSSSYDSGGPGLSTAFAAGSSSAANHNLHASKSYDISGLFTHDPAADNKADFRSEKIPSSKAV from the exons ATGGTGGATCCTTCTACTGCTGCTGAGGCAGCAGAGACTAAGGCTACCAAGGAACGCAAACCTGAAAAAACTCGAGCTCAAAAGGATGCACATAATGCCAGTTGCCGAACGTATCGACTGAAAACTAAG AGGAGGCGTGAGGATCTTGAAGCGATGGTGCCAGAGTTGCAAGCTGAAAACAAGAGGATGAGAGCTGAAAACAAGAGGATGAGAGCTGAAATCAAGAGGTTGAAAGCGAAGCAAGGTATTGAAATTGAAAGCCAGGAACTAAGGAGAGCTCTTGAGATAGGG GGGGCAATTGTGGAACTGCTGGAGCAAATTCCCAGTGCATGGAAAGTCGAC GGGAAAAACTTTACTTCTTTTGACGAG GCGCAAACTTGGTTTCTGTCGCAGACCTATGATCAAG GCCCGAACGACACCAACAACAACACAACCGCTTCTGCTGTTGCTGGCCCCTCGTGTGTTGCAAATCATGGCTTGCCAAACAACCCAGATAATAATCCTTCCAGTCATGACCCTGCTGCCG CGCTAGATAATCCTTCTACCAGTGATCTGTTCACTGATCATTACCTTGCTGCCg CTGGCTCCTCCCTTATTGCAGGTCATGAGTCTCCTGTCATGTTTGATGCCCCAAATTATCATGACACCATCAACAATCTTTCCACTCACGACCCTGCTGCCGATAATGAATCAG GATTTTCGACTCCCTCTGCTGCTGGCCCCTCCTCAG GCACGAACGGCACCAACATAACTGCCTTTGCTGCTTCTGGCCCCTCGTTTCCAAATCATGGCTTGCCAAACAATGCCCCAGATAATAACTCTTTTAGTCATGACCCTGCTCCTGCTGCCGGTAATAAAGCAG GATCTCCAACTGCTTCTGCTCTTGGCTCTCTCATTGCTGCATTCCCTGGGTTGAACTATATGTTTGATGATCGAGATGATCATGGTATCACTTATCTTTTCACTGATCATGCCCTTGCTGCCG CTGGCTCCTCCTTTATTGCAGGTCATGAGTCTCCTGTCATGTTTGATGCCCCAAATAATCATGACACCATCAACAATCGTTCCACTTATGACCCTGCTGCCG GATTTCCAAGTGCTTCTGCTGCTGGCTCCTCCTCTTATGATAGCGGTGGTCCAG GGTTGTCAACTGCTTTTGCTGCTGGCTCCTCCTCTGCTGCAAATCATAACTTGCATGCCAGCAAATCTTATGATATCAGTGGTCTTTTCACTCATGACCCTGCCGCCGATAACAAAGCAG aTTTCCGTTCTGAGAAAATCCCATCTTCAAAGGCGGTTTAG
- the LOC18606766 gene encoding uncharacterized protein LOC18606766 isoform X5 — translation MVDPSTAAEAAETKATKERKPEKTRAQKDAHNASCRTYRLKTKRRREDLEAMVPELQAENKRMRAENKRMRAEIKRLKAKQGIEIESQELRRALEIGGAIVELLEQIPSAWKVDGKNFTSFDEAQTWFLSQTYDQGPNDTNNNTTASAVAGPSCVANHGLPNNPDNNPSSHDPAAALDNPSTSDLFTDHYLAAAGSSLIAGHESPVMFDAPNYHDTINNLSTHDPAADNESGFSTPSAAGPSSGTNGTNITAFAASGPSFPNHGLPNNAPDNNSFSHDPAPAAGSPTASALGSLIAAFPGLNYMFDDRDDHGITYLFTDHALAAAGSSFIAGHESPVMFDAPNNHDTINNRSTYDPAAGFPSASAAGSSSYDSGGPGLSTAFAAGSSSAANHNLHASKSYDISGLFTHDPAADNKADFRSEKIPSSKAV, via the exons ATGGTGGATCCTTCTACTGCTGCTGAGGCAGCAGAGACTAAGGCTACCAAGGAACGCAAACCTGAAAAAACTCGAGCTCAAAAGGATGCACATAATGCCAGTTGCCGAACGTATCGACTGAAAACTAAG AGGAGGCGTGAGGATCTTGAAGCGATGGTGCCAGAGTTGCAAGCTGAAAACAAGAGGATGAGAGCTGAAAACAAGAGGATGAGAGCTGAAATCAAGAGGTTGAAAGCGAAGCAAGGTATTGAAATTGAAAGCCAGGAACTAAGGAGAGCTCTTGAGATAGGG GGGGCAATTGTGGAACTGCTGGAGCAAATTCCCAGTGCATGGAAAGTCGAC GGGAAAAACTTTACTTCTTTTGACGAG GCGCAAACTTGGTTTCTGTCGCAGACCTATGATCAAG GCCCGAACGACACCAACAACAACACAACCGCTTCTGCTGTTGCTGGCCCCTCGTGTGTTGCAAATCATGGCTTGCCAAACAACCCAGATAATAATCCTTCCAGTCATGACCCTGCTGCCG CGCTAGATAATCCTTCTACCAGTGATCTGTTCACTGATCATTACCTTGCTGCCg CTGGCTCCTCCCTTATTGCAGGTCATGAGTCTCCTGTCATGTTTGATGCCCCAAATTATCATGACACCATCAACAATCTTTCCACTCACGACCCTGCTGCCGATAATGAATCAG GATTTTCGACTCCCTCTGCTGCTGGCCCCTCCTCAG GCACGAACGGCACCAACATAACTGCCTTTGCTGCTTCTGGCCCCTCGTTTCCAAATCATGGCTTGCCAAACAATGCCCCAGATAATAACTCTTTTAGTCATGACCCTGCTCCTGCTGCCG GATCTCCAACTGCTTCTGCTCTTGGCTCTCTCATTGCTGCATTCCCTGGGTTGAACTATATGTTTGATGATCGAGATGATCATGGTATCACTTATCTTTTCACTGATCATGCCCTTGCTGCCG CTGGCTCCTCCTTTATTGCAGGTCATGAGTCTCCTGTCATGTTTGATGCCCCAAATAATCATGACACCATCAACAATCGTTCCACTTATGACCCTGCTGCCG GATTTCCAAGTGCTTCTGCTGCTGGCTCCTCCTCTTATGATAGCGGTGGTCCAG GGTTGTCAACTGCTTTTGCTGCTGGCTCCTCCTCTGCTGCAAATCATAACTTGCATGCCAGCAAATCTTATGATATCAGTGGTCTTTTCACTCATGACCCTGCCGCCGATAACAAAGCAG aTTTCCGTTCTGAGAAAATCCCATCTTCAAAGGCGGTTTAG
- the LOC18606766 gene encoding uncharacterized protein LOC18606766 isoform X2, with protein MVDPSTAAEAAETKATKERKPEKTRAQKDAHNASCRTYRLKTKRRREDLEAMVPELQAENKRMRAENKRMRAEIKRLKAKQGIEIESQELRRALEIGGAIVELLEQIPSAWKVDGKNFTSFDEAQTWFLSQTYDQGPNDTNNNTTASAVAGPSCVANHGLPNNPDNNPSSHDPAAALDNPSTSDLFTDHYLAAAGSSLIAGHESPVMFDAPNYHDTINNLSTHDPAADNESGFSTPSAAGPSSGTNGTNITAFAASGPSFPNHGLPNNAPDNNSFSHDPAPAAGSPTASALGSLIAAFPGLNYMFDDRDDHGITYLFTDHALAAAGSSFIAGHESPVMFDAPNNHDTINNRSTYDPAAGNESGFPSASAAGSSSYDSGGPGLSTAFAAGSSSAANHNLHASKSYDISGLFTHDPAADNKADFRSEKIPSSKAV; from the exons ATGGTGGATCCTTCTACTGCTGCTGAGGCAGCAGAGACTAAGGCTACCAAGGAACGCAAACCTGAAAAAACTCGAGCTCAAAAGGATGCACATAATGCCAGTTGCCGAACGTATCGACTGAAAACTAAG AGGAGGCGTGAGGATCTTGAAGCGATGGTGCCAGAGTTGCAAGCTGAAAACAAGAGGATGAGAGCTGAAAACAAGAGGATGAGAGCTGAAATCAAGAGGTTGAAAGCGAAGCAAGGTATTGAAATTGAAAGCCAGGAACTAAGGAGAGCTCTTGAGATAGGG GGGGCAATTGTGGAACTGCTGGAGCAAATTCCCAGTGCATGGAAAGTCGAC GGGAAAAACTTTACTTCTTTTGACGAG GCGCAAACTTGGTTTCTGTCGCAGACCTATGATCAAG GCCCGAACGACACCAACAACAACACAACCGCTTCTGCTGTTGCTGGCCCCTCGTGTGTTGCAAATCATGGCTTGCCAAACAACCCAGATAATAATCCTTCCAGTCATGACCCTGCTGCCG CGCTAGATAATCCTTCTACCAGTGATCTGTTCACTGATCATTACCTTGCTGCCg CTGGCTCCTCCCTTATTGCAGGTCATGAGTCTCCTGTCATGTTTGATGCCCCAAATTATCATGACACCATCAACAATCTTTCCACTCACGACCCTGCTGCCGATAATGAATCAG GATTTTCGACTCCCTCTGCTGCTGGCCCCTCCTCAG GCACGAACGGCACCAACATAACTGCCTTTGCTGCTTCTGGCCCCTCGTTTCCAAATCATGGCTTGCCAAACAATGCCCCAGATAATAACTCTTTTAGTCATGACCCTGCTCCTGCTGCCG GATCTCCAACTGCTTCTGCTCTTGGCTCTCTCATTGCTGCATTCCCTGGGTTGAACTATATGTTTGATGATCGAGATGATCATGGTATCACTTATCTTTTCACTGATCATGCCCTTGCTGCCG CTGGCTCCTCCTTTATTGCAGGTCATGAGTCTCCTGTCATGTTTGATGCCCCAAATAATCATGACACCATCAACAATCGTTCCACTTATGACCCTGCTGCCGGTAATGAATCAG GATTTCCAAGTGCTTCTGCTGCTGGCTCCTCCTCTTATGATAGCGGTGGTCCAG GGTTGTCAACTGCTTTTGCTGCTGGCTCCTCCTCTGCTGCAAATCATAACTTGCATGCCAGCAAATCTTATGATATCAGTGGTCTTTTCACTCATGACCCTGCCGCCGATAACAAAGCAG aTTTCCGTTCTGAGAAAATCCCATCTTCAAAGGCGGTTTAG
- the LOC18606766 gene encoding uncharacterized protein LOC18606766 isoform X4, protein MVDPSTAAEAAETKATKERKPEKTRAQKDAHNASCRTYRLKTKRRREDLEAMVPELQAENKRMRAENKRMRAEIKRLKAKQGIEIESQELRRALEIGGAIVELLEQIPSAWKVDGKNFTSFDEAQTWFLSQTYDQGPNDTNNNTTASAVAGPSCVANHGLPNNPDNNPSSHDPAAALDNPSTSDLFTDHYLAAAGSSLIAGHESPVMFDAPNYHDTINNLSTHDPAADNESGFSTPSAAGPSSGTNGTNITAFAASGPSFPNHGLPNNAPDNNSFSHDPAPAAGNKAGSPTASALGSLIAAFPGLNYMFDDRDDHGITYLFTDHALAAGHESPVMFDAPNNHDTINNRSTYDPAAGNESGFPSASAAGSSSYDSGGPGLSTAFAAGSSSAANHNLHASKSYDISGLFTHDPAADNKADFRSEKIPSSKAV, encoded by the exons ATGGTGGATCCTTCTACTGCTGCTGAGGCAGCAGAGACTAAGGCTACCAAGGAACGCAAACCTGAAAAAACTCGAGCTCAAAAGGATGCACATAATGCCAGTTGCCGAACGTATCGACTGAAAACTAAG AGGAGGCGTGAGGATCTTGAAGCGATGGTGCCAGAGTTGCAAGCTGAAAACAAGAGGATGAGAGCTGAAAACAAGAGGATGAGAGCTGAAATCAAGAGGTTGAAAGCGAAGCAAGGTATTGAAATTGAAAGCCAGGAACTAAGGAGAGCTCTTGAGATAGGG GGGGCAATTGTGGAACTGCTGGAGCAAATTCCCAGTGCATGGAAAGTCGAC GGGAAAAACTTTACTTCTTTTGACGAG GCGCAAACTTGGTTTCTGTCGCAGACCTATGATCAAG GCCCGAACGACACCAACAACAACACAACCGCTTCTGCTGTTGCTGGCCCCTCGTGTGTTGCAAATCATGGCTTGCCAAACAACCCAGATAATAATCCTTCCAGTCATGACCCTGCTGCCG CGCTAGATAATCCTTCTACCAGTGATCTGTTCACTGATCATTACCTTGCTGCCg CTGGCTCCTCCCTTATTGCAGGTCATGAGTCTCCTGTCATGTTTGATGCCCCAAATTATCATGACACCATCAACAATCTTTCCACTCACGACCCTGCTGCCGATAATGAATCAG GATTTTCGACTCCCTCTGCTGCTGGCCCCTCCTCAG GCACGAACGGCACCAACATAACTGCCTTTGCTGCTTCTGGCCCCTCGTTTCCAAATCATGGCTTGCCAAACAATGCCCCAGATAATAACTCTTTTAGTCATGACCCTGCTCCTGCTGCCGGTAATAAAGCAG GATCTCCAACTGCTTCTGCTCTTGGCTCTCTCATTGCTGCATTCCCTGGGTTGAACTATATGTTTGATGATCGAGATGATCATGGTATCACTTATCTTTTCACTGATCATGCCCTTGCTGCCG GTCATGAGTCTCCTGTCATGTTTGATGCCCCAAATAATCATGACACCATCAACAATCGTTCCACTTATGACCCTGCTGCCGGTAATGAATCAG GATTTCCAAGTGCTTCTGCTGCTGGCTCCTCCTCTTATGATAGCGGTGGTCCAG GGTTGTCAACTGCTTTTGCTGCTGGCTCCTCCTCTGCTGCAAATCATAACTTGCATGCCAGCAAATCTTATGATATCAGTGGTCTTTTCACTCATGACCCTGCCGCCGATAACAAAGCAG aTTTCCGTTCTGAGAAAATCCCATCTTCAAAGGCGGTTTAG
- the LOC18606766 gene encoding uncharacterized protein LOC18606766 isoform X8, which produces MVDPSTAAEAAETKATKERKPEKTRAQKDAHNASCRTYRLKTKRRREDLEAMVPELQAENKRMRAENKRMRAEIKRLKAKQGIEIESQELRRALEIGGAIVELLEQIPSAWKVDGKNFTSFDEAQTWFLSQTYDQGPNDTNNNTTASAVAGPSCVANHGLPNNPDNNPSSHDPAAALDNPSTSDLFTDHYLAAAGSSLIAGHESPVMFDAPNYHDTINNLSTHDPAADNESGFSTPSAAGPSSGTNGTNITAFAASGPSFPNHGLPNNAPDNNSFSHDPAPAAGNKAGHESPVMFDAPNNHDTINNRSTYDPAAGNESGFPSASAAGSSSYDSGGPGLSTAFAAGSSSAANHNLHASKSYDISGLFTHDPAADNKADFRSEKIPSSKAV; this is translated from the exons ATGGTGGATCCTTCTACTGCTGCTGAGGCAGCAGAGACTAAGGCTACCAAGGAACGCAAACCTGAAAAAACTCGAGCTCAAAAGGATGCACATAATGCCAGTTGCCGAACGTATCGACTGAAAACTAAG AGGAGGCGTGAGGATCTTGAAGCGATGGTGCCAGAGTTGCAAGCTGAAAACAAGAGGATGAGAGCTGAAAACAAGAGGATGAGAGCTGAAATCAAGAGGTTGAAAGCGAAGCAAGGTATTGAAATTGAAAGCCAGGAACTAAGGAGAGCTCTTGAGATAGGG GGGGCAATTGTGGAACTGCTGGAGCAAATTCCCAGTGCATGGAAAGTCGAC GGGAAAAACTTTACTTCTTTTGACGAG GCGCAAACTTGGTTTCTGTCGCAGACCTATGATCAAG GCCCGAACGACACCAACAACAACACAACCGCTTCTGCTGTTGCTGGCCCCTCGTGTGTTGCAAATCATGGCTTGCCAAACAACCCAGATAATAATCCTTCCAGTCATGACCCTGCTGCCG CGCTAGATAATCCTTCTACCAGTGATCTGTTCACTGATCATTACCTTGCTGCCg CTGGCTCCTCCCTTATTGCAGGTCATGAGTCTCCTGTCATGTTTGATGCCCCAAATTATCATGACACCATCAACAATCTTTCCACTCACGACCCTGCTGCCGATAATGAATCAG GATTTTCGACTCCCTCTGCTGCTGGCCCCTCCTCAG GCACGAACGGCACCAACATAACTGCCTTTGCTGCTTCTGGCCCCTCGTTTCCAAATCATGGCTTGCCAAACAATGCCCCAGATAATAACTCTTTTAGTCATGACCCTGCTCCTGCTGCCGGTAATAAAGCAG GTCATGAGTCTCCTGTCATGTTTGATGCCCCAAATAATCATGACACCATCAACAATCGTTCCACTTATGACCCTGCTGCCGGTAATGAATCAG GATTTCCAAGTGCTTCTGCTGCTGGCTCCTCCTCTTATGATAGCGGTGGTCCAG GGTTGTCAACTGCTTTTGCTGCTGGCTCCTCCTCTGCTGCAAATCATAACTTGCATGCCAGCAAATCTTATGATATCAGTGGTCTTTTCACTCATGACCCTGCCGCCGATAACAAAGCAG aTTTCCGTTCTGAGAAAATCCCATCTTCAAAGGCGGTTTAG
- the LOC18606766 gene encoding uncharacterized protein LOC18606766 isoform X6: MVDPSTAAEAAETKATKERKPEKTRAQKDAHNASCRTYRLKTKRRREDLEAMVPELQAENKRMRAENKRMRAEIKRLKAKQGIEIESQELRRALEIGGAIVELLEQIPSAWKVDGKNFTSFDEAQTWFLSQTYDQGPNDTNNNTTASAVAGPSCVANHGLPNNPDNNPSSHDPAAALDNPSTSDLFTDHYLAAAGSSLIAGHESPVMFDAPNYHDTINNLSTHDPAADNESGFSTPSAAGPSSGTNGTNITAFAASGPSFPNHGLPNNAPDNNSFSHDPAPAAGNKAGSPTASALGSLIAAFPGLNYMFDDRDDHGITYLFTDHALAAGHESPVMFDAPNNHDTINNRSTYDPAAGFPSASAAGSSSYDSGGPGLSTAFAAGSSSAANHNLHASKSYDISGLFTHDPAADNKADFRSEKIPSSKAV, from the exons ATGGTGGATCCTTCTACTGCTGCTGAGGCAGCAGAGACTAAGGCTACCAAGGAACGCAAACCTGAAAAAACTCGAGCTCAAAAGGATGCACATAATGCCAGTTGCCGAACGTATCGACTGAAAACTAAG AGGAGGCGTGAGGATCTTGAAGCGATGGTGCCAGAGTTGCAAGCTGAAAACAAGAGGATGAGAGCTGAAAACAAGAGGATGAGAGCTGAAATCAAGAGGTTGAAAGCGAAGCAAGGTATTGAAATTGAAAGCCAGGAACTAAGGAGAGCTCTTGAGATAGGG GGGGCAATTGTGGAACTGCTGGAGCAAATTCCCAGTGCATGGAAAGTCGAC GGGAAAAACTTTACTTCTTTTGACGAG GCGCAAACTTGGTTTCTGTCGCAGACCTATGATCAAG GCCCGAACGACACCAACAACAACACAACCGCTTCTGCTGTTGCTGGCCCCTCGTGTGTTGCAAATCATGGCTTGCCAAACAACCCAGATAATAATCCTTCCAGTCATGACCCTGCTGCCG CGCTAGATAATCCTTCTACCAGTGATCTGTTCACTGATCATTACCTTGCTGCCg CTGGCTCCTCCCTTATTGCAGGTCATGAGTCTCCTGTCATGTTTGATGCCCCAAATTATCATGACACCATCAACAATCTTTCCACTCACGACCCTGCTGCCGATAATGAATCAG GATTTTCGACTCCCTCTGCTGCTGGCCCCTCCTCAG GCACGAACGGCACCAACATAACTGCCTTTGCTGCTTCTGGCCCCTCGTTTCCAAATCATGGCTTGCCAAACAATGCCCCAGATAATAACTCTTTTAGTCATGACCCTGCTCCTGCTGCCGGTAATAAAGCAG GATCTCCAACTGCTTCTGCTCTTGGCTCTCTCATTGCTGCATTCCCTGGGTTGAACTATATGTTTGATGATCGAGATGATCATGGTATCACTTATCTTTTCACTGATCATGCCCTTGCTGCCG GTCATGAGTCTCCTGTCATGTTTGATGCCCCAAATAATCATGACACCATCAACAATCGTTCCACTTATGACCCTGCTGCCG GATTTCCAAGTGCTTCTGCTGCTGGCTCCTCCTCTTATGATAGCGGTGGTCCAG GGTTGTCAACTGCTTTTGCTGCTGGCTCCTCCTCTGCTGCAAATCATAACTTGCATGCCAGCAAATCTTATGATATCAGTGGTCTTTTCACTCATGACCCTGCCGCCGATAACAAAGCAG aTTTCCGTTCTGAGAAAATCCCATCTTCAAAGGCGGTTTAG
- the LOC18606766 gene encoding uncharacterized protein LOC18606766 isoform X1: MVDPSTAAEAAETKATKERKPEKTRAQKDAHNASCRTYRLKTKRRREDLEAMVPELQAENKRMRAENKRMRAEIKRLKAKQGIEIESQELRRALEIGGAIVELLEQIPSAWKVDGKNFTSFDEAQTWFLSQTYDQGPNDTNNNTTASAVAGPSCVANHGLPNNPDNNPSSHDPAAALDNPSTSDLFTDHYLAAAGSSLIAGHESPVMFDAPNYHDTINNLSTHDPAADNESGFSTPSAAGPSSGTNGTNITAFAASGPSFPNHGLPNNAPDNNSFSHDPAPAAGNKAGSPTASALGSLIAAFPGLNYMFDDRDDHGITYLFTDHALAAAGSSFIAGHESPVMFDAPNNHDTINNRSTYDPAAGNESGFPSASAAGSSSYDSGGPGLSTAFAAGSSSAANHNLHASKSYDISGLFTHDPAADNKADFRSEKIPSSKAV, from the exons ATGGTGGATCCTTCTACTGCTGCTGAGGCAGCAGAGACTAAGGCTACCAAGGAACGCAAACCTGAAAAAACTCGAGCTCAAAAGGATGCACATAATGCCAGTTGCCGAACGTATCGACTGAAAACTAAG AGGAGGCGTGAGGATCTTGAAGCGATGGTGCCAGAGTTGCAAGCTGAAAACAAGAGGATGAGAGCTGAAAACAAGAGGATGAGAGCTGAAATCAAGAGGTTGAAAGCGAAGCAAGGTATTGAAATTGAAAGCCAGGAACTAAGGAGAGCTCTTGAGATAGGG GGGGCAATTGTGGAACTGCTGGAGCAAATTCCCAGTGCATGGAAAGTCGAC GGGAAAAACTTTACTTCTTTTGACGAG GCGCAAACTTGGTTTCTGTCGCAGACCTATGATCAAG GCCCGAACGACACCAACAACAACACAACCGCTTCTGCTGTTGCTGGCCCCTCGTGTGTTGCAAATCATGGCTTGCCAAACAACCCAGATAATAATCCTTCCAGTCATGACCCTGCTGCCG CGCTAGATAATCCTTCTACCAGTGATCTGTTCACTGATCATTACCTTGCTGCCg CTGGCTCCTCCCTTATTGCAGGTCATGAGTCTCCTGTCATGTTTGATGCCCCAAATTATCATGACACCATCAACAATCTTTCCACTCACGACCCTGCTGCCGATAATGAATCAG GATTTTCGACTCCCTCTGCTGCTGGCCCCTCCTCAG GCACGAACGGCACCAACATAACTGCCTTTGCTGCTTCTGGCCCCTCGTTTCCAAATCATGGCTTGCCAAACAATGCCCCAGATAATAACTCTTTTAGTCATGACCCTGCTCCTGCTGCCGGTAATAAAGCAG GATCTCCAACTGCTTCTGCTCTTGGCTCTCTCATTGCTGCATTCCCTGGGTTGAACTATATGTTTGATGATCGAGATGATCATGGTATCACTTATCTTTTCACTGATCATGCCCTTGCTGCCG CTGGCTCCTCCTTTATTGCAGGTCATGAGTCTCCTGTCATGTTTGATGCCCCAAATAATCATGACACCATCAACAATCGTTCCACTTATGACCCTGCTGCCGGTAATGAATCAG GATTTCCAAGTGCTTCTGCTGCTGGCTCCTCCTCTTATGATAGCGGTGGTCCAG GGTTGTCAACTGCTTTTGCTGCTGGCTCCTCCTCTGCTGCAAATCATAACTTGCATGCCAGCAAATCTTATGATATCAGTGGTCTTTTCACTCATGACCCTGCCGCCGATAACAAAGCAG aTTTCCGTTCTGAGAAAATCCCATCTTCAAAGGCGGTTTAG
- the LOC18606766 gene encoding uncharacterized protein LOC18606766 isoform X7, which yields MVDPSTAAEAAETKATKERKPEKTRAQKDAHNASCRTYRLKTKRRREDLEAMVPELQAENKRMRAENKRMRAEIKRLKAKQGIEIESQELRRALEIGGAIVELLEQIPSAWKVDGKNFTSFDEAQTWFLSQTYDQGPNDTNNNTTASAVAGPSCVANHGLPNNPDNNPSSHDPAAALDNPSTSDLFTDHYLAAAGSSLIAGHESPVMFDAPNYHDTINNLSTHDPAADNESGFSTPSAAGPSSGTNGTNITAFAASGPSFPNHGLPNNAPDNNSFSHDPAPAAGSPTASALGSLIAAFPGLNYMFDDRDDHGITYLFTDHALAAGHESPVMFDAPNNHDTINNRSTYDPAAGFPSASAAGSSSYDSGGPGLSTAFAAGSSSAANHNLHASKSYDISGLFTHDPAADNKADFRSEKIPSSKAV from the exons ATGGTGGATCCTTCTACTGCTGCTGAGGCAGCAGAGACTAAGGCTACCAAGGAACGCAAACCTGAAAAAACTCGAGCTCAAAAGGATGCACATAATGCCAGTTGCCGAACGTATCGACTGAAAACTAAG AGGAGGCGTGAGGATCTTGAAGCGATGGTGCCAGAGTTGCAAGCTGAAAACAAGAGGATGAGAGCTGAAAACAAGAGGATGAGAGCTGAAATCAAGAGGTTGAAAGCGAAGCAAGGTATTGAAATTGAAAGCCAGGAACTAAGGAGAGCTCTTGAGATAGGG GGGGCAATTGTGGAACTGCTGGAGCAAATTCCCAGTGCATGGAAAGTCGAC GGGAAAAACTTTACTTCTTTTGACGAG GCGCAAACTTGGTTTCTGTCGCAGACCTATGATCAAG GCCCGAACGACACCAACAACAACACAACCGCTTCTGCTGTTGCTGGCCCCTCGTGTGTTGCAAATCATGGCTTGCCAAACAACCCAGATAATAATCCTTCCAGTCATGACCCTGCTGCCG CGCTAGATAATCCTTCTACCAGTGATCTGTTCACTGATCATTACCTTGCTGCCg CTGGCTCCTCCCTTATTGCAGGTCATGAGTCTCCTGTCATGTTTGATGCCCCAAATTATCATGACACCATCAACAATCTTTCCACTCACGACCCTGCTGCCGATAATGAATCAG GATTTTCGACTCCCTCTGCTGCTGGCCCCTCCTCAG GCACGAACGGCACCAACATAACTGCCTTTGCTGCTTCTGGCCCCTCGTTTCCAAATCATGGCTTGCCAAACAATGCCCCAGATAATAACTCTTTTAGTCATGACCCTGCTCCTGCTGCCG GATCTCCAACTGCTTCTGCTCTTGGCTCTCTCATTGCTGCATTCCCTGGGTTGAACTATATGTTTGATGATCGAGATGATCATGGTATCACTTATCTTTTCACTGATCATGCCCTTGCTGCCG GTCATGAGTCTCCTGTCATGTTTGATGCCCCAAATAATCATGACACCATCAACAATCGTTCCACTTATGACCCTGCTGCCG GATTTCCAAGTGCTTCTGCTGCTGGCTCCTCCTCTTATGATAGCGGTGGTCCAG GGTTGTCAACTGCTTTTGCTGCTGGCTCCTCCTCTGCTGCAAATCATAACTTGCATGCCAGCAAATCTTATGATATCAGTGGTCTTTTCACTCATGACCCTGCCGCCGATAACAAAGCAG aTTTCCGTTCTGAGAAAATCCCATCTTCAAAGGCGGTTTAG